The genomic DNA TTGATCTCGACCTAATTTATAAAACGTTATTTCTTTAATAAACAACTTGGGGATATTTTTTATAGCAATGTGAAGAAAAGGGAACGATTCTGATAAATTTACATTCTTGATTTCATTTTACATACAGGTATTTGATTATGTTGCATTTATGCTAGAGATCACGAAAGAGGAATTAGCTGAATTAAGCTAGCAGAATATACAGTTCGCTTATTCTCCTATAAGTTACAGGTTCttgtaaggaaaaaaaagattcaaagaTTCTTAGCTTAGCTAAGTTTTTCAtgtgcataaataaataagcCAGGGATGAACAAGACAATCAATCCTTGTCTCTGGAAGCTTGGAGATTATAACTACAATAATATAGGATAGAATAAATTTCTGCCaaagttatgaaaataagtGACACTAACCAGTGATGTGTGTACGAATGAAgtataaaaattgtttaacaaGTATCATtggaaaaaacaaaactaattgTAGAATTACAAGTTACAACCATTCACCCTAACCATGTTTTAGAAGGGACATTTTCTGTCAGTAGTGCTAgtgattttgcatttttttttacacttgcaTATTTAAATTCATATCTTATTTGGAGCTAGCCAATGAAAAACCTTAGCACGGTGTTATAGAAAGTGTTCAATGGGTTGGATCTCACCCTTGAGTTTTTGGATTACTCTTCTATTTGATTCTCTATATTGTTAACAAAAACTTACTCTATATTGATTATCTATATGGTTAAGAGAAACGTCAACTTGAGTTAGTTTATATTAACATTATAGAGAatcaaagagaaaattgacCTAAAAGTTAGCAAGTTTTTTGACCTGATCAATAATAACCCCGACATCAATTTGTTGTTAACAAAATTATTAGGGTCATGCTAAGATGCTTGCATGTCAAATACGTTTTGAACACCAACACTTCTCATAGATGCCTTGAACACAAGTGTCAAACATTTCTTAATAATATTCCAACATTTATTAGACATATCTCAGATATACGCCAACAAACTAAGTCTACTCTTAGCCATAAACTTAGATACTTCTTTTTAACTTTATAATAAATCTTTTACTATttaatataaacaataaaacgacgactcttattttattttttttattgcaagaCTCGTAATCATAGGATtaactaattattacaaaaacaCGATGCATATTCTTTTCTTAGGATATTTATGTAAGAATTCAAATTGTAAGTGATTCCTCTTTACTAATTATGGAGGTGTAAGTAGCATGGCTCAAACTATTAAGTAGTAATTACCGAAATGGATTAAAAGATGTTATACATACGCGGCGATACAGAAAACTGAGTAGTATAGCATGGTTACCTTACCAAAAAGCAACGAGCTAGGAGGAAGAGGGAAAAGAAAAGTAGAACGTTCAAATAATCACAGCTACAACAAGGTATATATTTgttccttctcttctcttctcttctcttctcagAAGCTTCTTTTCACGACTTGTTTGAAACCCCAATTATAGTAAGTAGTTAGTTTAGTGAATATTTGTGTTCCCGCGTGTTTTGAGCACCAACTGTTTGTTAAAATTACCCAACCATAGTTTTCAATTTCTATTCAACTAAATGCTGATTCTCCAAACAGCTCTTATGCCTCGAACGTTCTCACCTTTTTCTCATTCGAGATTCTTATCTTATTCCACTTTATCTACTCATCACATTGTAAAGCCTATTTCAATATCATGTTCTGTTTCAACTAACTCTAGCTCAAAACCCGAACCCGAACCTAATCATCCCACATCCAAACAAAGACCAAAAAACAAGGGGAAAATTTTCCAAAGTGGAGATGGTGTATCCATTAATAAAGATGATAGAAATTCTGAGGATGAATTTCCAACAACAATTCCAAGGAAGCCAAGGCGTGGTCGTAAAAGTGAGGCGATGAAAGTGGAAGATTTTGTACGTGACAGACTGGAAAACACGTTTGCTGCAATTCGGCAACAAAATGCGAGTGCTTTAGAGAATCATAAAGATATAATGAAGGACAGTGTTGGTGATGATTGTGAATCAAAACCAAAACGGGGCAATGATGATAGTTATGAGGAGGAGGTGGAAGAAGAGGAAGATGGTGGTGGAGAGAAGGCGGTGATTGAGGAAGAGAGTGAGAGCTGGCCATTAGATACAGATGTCGGGTGGGGAATAAGAGCTTCAGAGTATTTTGAGAAGCATCCAATTAAGAATGTTGTAGGAGATGATGGTGCTGAAATTGATTGGGAAGGGGAGACTGAGGATAATTGGGTTCAGGAGATCAATTGTTTGGAGTGGGAGAGTTTTGCTTTCCATCCAAGCCCTTTAATCGTACTTGTTTTTGAACGCTATAACAGGTACTACTAATTCCTATTCTTATATGGTTTTGATGGAgttaaaaatggtaaaatttcAGGCAATACTTCATATATAAGATATATACTTTTATGCTCACTTTTCAAAGAAAACATGCATTTGTTGGTTATATGCTTGAAGTCATGTGAACAAGTCTTGAGTGCTTCTGTCCAACTATAGACTCAGTTTAATCGGTATATAATGTCTTAAGTCTTAACGTGCTTTCATGAAATTGATTCTTCTCtataaaaaatccaaattttcaaaatattgtgTTGACTATGATTTACTTACCTTTTGCTTTTAAGATGTCAGTTGTTCCCAAAAGATGATTGTAATTTATTCGTAGGTACTGTAATTTATAAGGCAAAAAACCAATAGGTTGAATGtaggaataaataaaaaagtgtatTAGAAATTAATTTATGTAACAATTGTGTTagttatatgtattttttattttaaaatttgagtgTATGTAAATGCTCACATTAATATAATGTTATGTTGATAGATTTAATAATTCCTAGGTACCTATGTTGGAATTAAAATGTGAATGATTAGTCTCACATTAGTTAGGATTGGactaaataaatgatatataaaaaGGTGACTTTGTATACTCAATGCTTTTTGAGTGAATATGTCATGTTCTAGTCAGCTTGCTGTTGCTCCTGATGCTTCTAGACTCCccaacaacttatagcttaatCCAGCCTTTGGTGTTTGATTTTGCTATTCCACAGGGCAAATGATAACTGGAAAAATTTGAAAGAGTTGGAGAAAGCAATAAAGGTGTACTGGAGTGCTAAAGATCGCTTACCTCCCAGGGTATGGTCAATTTCTTTTCAGTGTACTAAAACTGCATTTTTCATCTATTACATTACctgaaatgaaaaaattgatgaCTGCTTTTCATCACTATAAACCTTACTTCATGATCACTCACTAGTCACTAGTTAGATttatcttttcctttatttatcAGTACACAAGTGTTATAAGCGGTAACCTCACCATATAACACCTGGAGTCTCTTATGTTTTCCATAATCACGTATTACTTTAAATTTCCTATTGTAGGCAATTAAGATTGACATTAACATCGAGAAAGACTtggcttatgccctgaaagtTCGAGAATGTCCTCAAATTTTGTTTCTACGAGGGAATAAGATGGTGTACAGGGAGAAAGGTGAGATTGTTGTTCATTCTCTTCACCTTCAATGTGTAACAGAAGCAtagtttttgtttggttttggcATCAAGGCATGCACTCTCTTCCTGTCTATGTTCTATCCTCATAATGATGCACTGTTGCTTATGTCTTTGCAGAACTCAGAACTGCGGATGAGCTGGTTCAGATGATTGCATTTTTCTATTACAATGCAAAGAAGCCTGCATGGGTTGATGATAAGGCCTTGTATTTACgtcattaattgttttttcaatgtCACATGGTCCTTGTAGCACTGCAATTCTATATTACAATAATgatgaaatatatgaaattaaatatataaaactattccaacctaaaaaaaatcttgttgaCCAGCCTCCATTCTCAATTGATCATCTAAAACGAGTATGGTAGTGATTTGTTGCCATGCCTGTCTGTGTGATggatcaaaatttgaaaatgcatgTGGTAGGAAAATCGAATATGAAATCTTTTCCTTGAGATTTGTCTGGCTGTAAAGTAATACAGTTTTCATTATCTTAAACCAtcataaactttttaaaatctttttgtttttgtccatgttaaaaaaatcaaaataaattcagATACAACCAAATGCACATTCATTGAAGAACACAAGTTTAATGTAATAATCGCCATTCGTTGGCGAATCCAAAGGGAGAGATTCTTACTTTGAGAATTAAGATAGTGGGGCAGTGCTAAGCTTCCACAAGATTTATATCCTCTGCCTAAACCAACCACTTTCTACAAGTTGGCACACATGGAATCACACATCCTCGTGTGGAACACCAACATTGAACATGCCAAACCTTATTTGTCAATGCTCTAAAATGCCCTTCGTATCTTGCTTATTTTACTCTTGGTGTCCATGTGTGATAGATACATCTAGTTTAATTTACTACGATTGatcattatataaaaattaagtaGAGCCAGTGCATATTTGAATGACATTCACATTGTTTCCACACTTATCAATATTAATAGGCAATCGCTAATTTCAATAGGCTGATTAACTAATTCGACCATCACAATCAATTTTTCATAACTTTTTATGACAAGCTCTATGTGTTTTCTCAATGTCTCTAGTTTTAGTTTCATTGCAGTTCATGGTAAAAAATACTATAGAGTTCAGcttgttccattttttttttttgttgacaaaagcTTGTTCCATTTGTTTTGCTTTATTTATTGTCCATTTATAAAATAGATAGACACACATGATAGCCAATTGGAATCCACTAAAATACTAATCtatttaatgtatctattttcttcataaatggagcaaagcaattggaacaaaataaatttatagaGGTTGACGCAATTTGTTTGGCGCCtttcttattaatattaatagggtatttttatttttaggaaaatagGTTATGTTGTTGaccacacttcttttcttacgAGACTTATTTATTCCTTATTTAGCAAGAGCAATGTAAActtatttaaatacaaaacatactaaaagtattaaaaattgtattgctttattataaaaaaaaaaaaaaaaaaaaagatatcaaGAATTGTATGCTAACATTGTCAAGCAAAGCATCAGAAATTAGCACATCGATGTAGTATGGGGAGTGGACCATACTCCACTATCATCAGGATGGGCATTGCTTGctttatactcttttttttttttttagggaatgcTTTATACTCTTGTTACTTACacttaattgattaatttaactAAAGCTCATTCCTTCCAAGATATGAAAGCAACCCAACTCCAATGGACACTAACCTAAGGCCagccttctttctttttctttcaggttaaatatgttgtttttactcttttccaaaaaaaatgataatataaatatatttaccaTATGTAATTagagtagttttttttcttttcattctctGAACATTCAAAAGTGACCGGAGTAATTATGATCATATAAGAATCACTTGATAAGGTCTTTGATCCAGTTGTAAAGTTCATAACTTGCTTCGTTGCCTCTAGCCGTAGAAACCAAGCCATCAATGCTCCTTTTTAACCCAATCATGCGCGAGGTGCTTTCCAGCTGACTTTAGTGTTCGTTCGTTAAACGCTTCCCTATATGCAAATCtt from Medicago truncatula cultivar Jemalong A17 chromosome 8, MtrunA17r5.0-ANR, whole genome shotgun sequence includes the following:
- the LOC11415888 gene encoding thioredoxin-like fold domain-containing protein MRL7 homolog, chloroplastic; amino-acid sequence: MLILQTALMPRTFSPFSHSRFLSYSTLSTHHIVKPISISCSVSTNSSSKPEPEPNHPTSKQRPKNKGKIFQSGDGVSINKDDRNSEDEFPTTIPRKPRRGRKSEAMKVEDFVRDRLENTFAAIRQQNASALENHKDIMKDSVGDDCESKPKRGNDDSYEEEVEEEEDGGGEKAVIEEESESWPLDTDVGWGIRASEYFEKHPIKNVVGDDGAEIDWEGETEDNWVQEINCLEWESFAFHPSPLIVLVFERYNRANDNWKNLKELEKAIKVYWSAKDRLPPRAIKIDINIEKDLAYALKVRECPQILFLRGNKMVYREKELRTADELVQMIAFFYYNAKKPAWVDDKALYLRH